A segment of the Deltaproteobacteria bacterium genome:
CCCAGGGTGTCACGACAGAGATTTCAGGCAATTGTGGCATCTCCATGGCCCCTGTGTCAATCCATCCCCCCCACCGAACGCTCTGGAAAACTTTCCTTGAACGCGCCACGGGAAGTAAAATGCCTGACAACATAGAAGAATATACTTCCTATGATAAGTATTTCAAAGATGTCGAGAAGCTGAGCCTAGCCATCAATGTAGCCTATCTTGTGGGGCAGGGCGCAGTCAGAACCGCTGTCATGGGTTTTGAAAACAGGCCGGCAACCAGTGCAGAACTTGACCACATGAAAGGGTTGGTTAGAGATGCCATGAGTTGTGGGGCCCTCGGATTATCCACCGGCCTGATTTTTCCTCCTGGAATCTTTACACCGCAATATGAATTAGTGGCCCTATGTAGGGTCGTTCGGGAGTATGGCGGCGTATACACAACGCATATGAGAAATGAGGCCCAATATGTTATGGATTCACTCAAAGAATCCATAGAGTTAGCAAGACAAGCCGATATTCCGGTTCAAATTTCCCATTTCAAGATCAATGGCAAACCCAATTGGGGATTATCTTCCAAGGCCCTGGAGTTGATAGAAAAGGCTATCCAGGAGGGCGTCAACATCTCCGTAGACATGTATCCGTATACCGCAGGATCAACCCCCTTAAATTTTGTGATTCCTCCCCGTTACTCAGAGGAAGGAACAGCGAAGATGATAGAGATTCTTTCAGATAAAAAAAACTGGCCAACCATTGAAGAAGAGATGCTGAATCCGAAGGACGGCTGGGACAGCTACCTCCTCAACTGTGGCTATGAGGGGATTATTATCATGAGTGCGACTGCAACACCGGATGCCGTAGGAAAAACAATCCTACAGTACGCAAAAGATAAGGGTATCAAGCCAATCGAAGCCCTATTCGACATCATGGTTAAGAATGAAGGGCAAGGGGTCGCGGCCTGGTTTATGATCGGGGAAGAAGACCTGCAGAATATTATGAAGTCTCCGTATACCATGTTCGGCACGGATGGTGTTCCTGTTCCCGAGGGGGCTACCACACACCCCCGGATTATGGGGTCCTTCCCCAGGGTATTGGGTCAGTATGTCAGGGAAAAAGGGGTGCTGCACCTGGAGGAAGCGGTGAGCAGGATGACCTCCCTCCCGGCCAAGAAATTCGGTCTCAAAACAAAAGGTCTCATCAGAGAAGGCTGGGATGCCGATCTGATTTTGTTCGATGCCGATAAAATCAGAGATCGCGCTGATTTTTCAAACTGCTTTGCTCAGAATCAGGGCATCAAATTGGTCGTGGTCAATGGCCAGATAGTAATCAGTGAGAACAGTTTTATTGGAAATTATGCCGGACGATTGTTAAGAATCTAACCAAACCACCCCAACCCGGACCAGCCTGAACCAAGATTTTGGATATACAAAACATGTTAAAAAAACCTCAATTGGTCCGGGTCCAAGGTGTGTTCTTTAAGAAATTCTATCCATTTTGCGTAGAATTATATTCTTTAGTTACTAAAAGGAGGAATTGATCATGGCTAATTGGAAGTATCGAAAAACTGTATTGATCCTGATGTTTATCGCCTGGATGATCTGCTATCTTGACCGGATGATCATGTCTGTATCCATCCCCTTTATTGCAAAGGACTTTGGGTTGTCACCCGTATCAATGGGGGTTGTCATGAGTGCATTTCTGCTGGGGTATGCCCTTTTGCAGATCCCCGGCGGCGTTTTGGCAGACAAATTCGGCGCCTCTAAAGTCATTGTTATTGCTTTGATACTGTGGTCGCTCTTTACAGGACTGACAGGGATTGCATCATCGCTGACGATGTTATTGGTCATCCGGGTGTTGTTCGGGGTAGGTGAAGGCCTGTTTCCGGGACCTTATTATAAAATCATTGCCACCTGGTTCCCCATGAAAGAAAGAGCAACGGCCAATGGTATTGCCTATTCTTCTCAACCGTTCGGTATTGCCATTGCCTCTGTTGTCGGCGCCAGCCTTATCGTGCTATACGGTTGGCGTACCCTTTATTTCATCCTGGCCGTACCCGGAATTCTGATTGCCCTGGCCTTGTGGTTTTATGTGGCGGATACGCCGGAAAAGAGCAGGTATGTATCTGAAGAAGAGTTGAAAGATTTTGAAGACGGCGCCTCAGGGGATAAGGGTAATCAACCAAAGGCCTCTTATGCCAGTATCATGAGAGTCCCTATCGTCTGGCAATTATCCGTGGTTTTTTTCTTTTTCCTCATTGCCAACTGGGGATACATCGCCTGGCTTCCCAGTTATTTGATCAAGCAGCGAGGATTTACCACAATGGGGATGGGTATTGCAACCGCCCTGCCTTTTCTGGCTGCTGCGGCAGGGATGGCTGTTGGAGGGTTTATTTCCGATAAATTCTTCCCGGGGAAAAGAAAAACATACTTCTGCACCAGCATGCTCCTATCCGCCGTATTCTGCTATGTTGCAACCGGTGCTGAAACCGCCAACGTCTGTGTCATCTTTTTAACGGCCAGCGGTTTCTTCCTGGCCACGGGCATGGCAGCCTTCTGGGCCGTTCCGATGAACACCATTCCCAAAGAGGTCATGGGGTTGGCTTCCTCTA
Coding sequences within it:
- a CDS encoding D-aminoacylase, whose amino-acid sequence is MDASLDILLENTRVIDGSGQGAFKGDVGVKGDQITYVGCSEKLEAKTRISGEGLYLAPGFIDVHAHYDNVIFYDPVNFCKLSQGVTTEISGNCGISMAPVSIHPPHRTLWKTFLERATGSKMPDNIEEYTSYDKYFKDVEKLSLAINVAYLVGQGAVRTAVMGFENRPATSAELDHMKGLVRDAMSCGALGLSTGLIFPPGIFTPQYELVALCRVVREYGGVYTTHMRNEAQYVMDSLKESIELARQADIPVQISHFKINGKPNWGLSSKALELIEKAIQEGVNISVDMYPYTAGSTPLNFVIPPRYSEEGTAKMIEILSDKKNWPTIEEEMLNPKDGWDSYLLNCGYEGIIIMSATATPDAVGKTILQYAKDKGIKPIEALFDIMVKNEGQGVAAWFMIGEEDLQNIMKSPYTMFGTDGVPVPEGATTHPRIMGSFPRVLGQYVREKGVLHLEEAVSRMTSLPAKKFGLKTKGLIREGWDADLILFDADKIRDRADFSNCFAQNQGIKLVVVNGQIVISENSFIGNYAGRLLRI
- a CDS encoding MFS transporter yields the protein MANWKYRKTVLILMFIAWMICYLDRMIMSVSIPFIAKDFGLSPVSMGVVMSAFLLGYALLQIPGGVLADKFGASKVIVIALILWSLFTGLTGIASSLTMLLVIRVLFGVGEGLFPGPYYKIIATWFPMKERATANGIAYSSQPFGIAIASVVGASLIVLYGWRTLYFILAVPGILIALALWFYVADTPEKSRYVSEEELKDFEDGASGDKGNQPKASYASIMRVPIVWQLSVVFFFFLIANWGYIAWLPSYLIKQRGFTTMGMGIATALPFLAAAAGMAVGGFISDKFFPGKRKTYFCTSMLLSAVFCYVATGAETANVCVIFLTASGFFLATGMAAFWAVPMNTIPKEVMGLASSIISFFGMVGGFLAPIAIGYFIQASGGNYNYALGTIIFALVATVPAMLAVNTGGKLKTKNP